ACTCCACAATACATCTGCGCTATCTCATAGCTAAATGCTCCTACCATTTTACGCGCCTCTTCAAAAAGCATTGATGGTGGTTGTGGCGTGGCACCTTCACGGTTGTGTGTAGCTCCAATGCTCACTATTCCATCAATATTAACTGAAATAGATACACGTTTATGCATACAATAAGGCAGGCTCAATGCTGTTTTGACATCAAAACGCACCCCGCCAAGTTTACCAATTCTAATATAAGGCTCGTCTATCAGCTCATCATAAGAGCCCGTAGCTACAACAACCTTTTTTGCTCTTACGTCACCTACATCAAAATAGTCGCTTCTTTGCTCAATAGATGCATACTTTTTATAGAGAGGTATTTTGTGAGCTAGAGATTGAAGATGCTTTTTTGCTTTGAGAATGCCAGCTTCAGGAAAGAAAAATCTCCCCTCCTTACAAGAAAATGGTATATCAAGGAACTTTTCAAGTCCAGTAAAATCTTGATTATCTTTTGGAAGTCTTAGCAGACCTGTTTGATAAAAAAAGGGAGCGTTTTTGTAAAAATCTACTGCAAATTTGAAAGCTTCGTTTGTGATACGCTGTAAATCACTCCCCTTGCCTATGCGCGGAGAGATAAAAGCTCCAGCAGCCCCGCTTCCGCCAGCTCCGATTTCGCTTTGCTCAACGAGAGCTACTTTTGCACCACCTTCAAGTAAAAAGTGGGCGGTATGCACTCCAGCACTCCCACCCCCAATCACTACAAAATCATATATCACACTGAAATCTCTTTGATATCTGCAATTTTTCTAAACTCTTTATAGATGGATGCTATAAGATTTTTTCTATTAGTACGCAGTTTTTCATCCTCAGCATTGACTAGAACATTATCAAAAAAGAGATCAATTTTGTGTTTAAGATCAAAAAGTGCCGTAAGCCTTGTCTCAATATCTGGATAATCGACGCTTGCTCGTTTTTTAAACTCTTCATAGAGCTCTCTTTCATACTCACTTGTAAAGAGGCTCTCATCTACACGAAGATCTTGCTCTACATCGATATCTTTGACAATATTTGCAACACGCTTGAATGTAGTAAAGATCTCTTTAAAATCGCTGCTTTGCACAATATTTGCAAGAGCTTTAATGCGTTTGTCGATTTCTAGCAAGTCTCTTTCTTGTGTAGCAATAACTGCACTCACCACTGATGGATTGACATCATAAAACTGATAGAGACGCTCTAAGAAAAACTCTACAAGTTTTTTAGTATCAAACTCTCTATACTCACTCGCTAGTTCTGTAAAAACCTTTTCTAAATCAAAATGCAGATTGTATGCTAAAACAATGCGTATAACCCCAAGAGCTGCACGCCGCAAACCAAAAGGATCTCGTGAGCCTGTTGGAATCTTTCCAACGCT
The Nitratiruptor tergarcus DSM 16512 genome window above contains:
- a CDS encoding NAD(P)/FAD-dependent oxidoreductase, which produces MIYDFVVIGGGSAGVHTAHFLLEGGAKVALVEQSEIGAGGSGAAGAFISPRIGKGSDLQRITNEAFKFAVDFYKNAPFFYQTGLLRLPKDNQDFTGLEKFLDIPFSCKEGRFFFPEAGILKAKKHLQSLAHKIPLYKKYASIEQRSDYFDVGDVRAKKVVVATGSYDELIDEPYIRIGKLGGVRFDVKTALSLPYCMHKRVSISVNIDGIVSIGATHNREGATPQPPSMLFEEARKMVGAFSYEIAQMYCGVRSSVSDHFPIIGELIDTKSTPRITNFKKLDLDSLPRKNIYIINGLGGRGFVFGPYVAKILAEHLLKNAPIPKELSLDRYFIRYLKKGRV